Proteins co-encoded in one Archangium lipolyticum genomic window:
- a CDS encoding FAD-dependent oxidoreductase, which yields MGGSIAGLLSARVLSEHFEKVVILEREVLPEGPEARKAVPQGRHIHAMLEAGLKVLEALYPGLLRELEAGGADRIDMGRDGAWFHFGAWKPRFVSGYETILCSRPYLEWKVRGRTVALPNVELRQGYAVQGLLTDASRARVTGVRVEGPDGEETLEADLVVDASGRGSRAPQWLEQLGYGRPEEEQVGIELAYTSRFYERPAPPPNDWKSLALYARAPDSWRSGFLANVEGGRWIVSLSGYFGDHPPTDDEGFLEFARGLPTPHIHEALQGAKPLTQPVMHKIPTSRWLHFERMPRFPDGFVLLGDSVCALNPVYGQGMTVISLGARRLGECVAAQARTSPGNLQGLSRRFQKELARSIGLSWMLATTLDLIYPRARGRRLPGLKLLQWSIGNLVDLTSLDEESCERFYRVLHLRGGLEVLLQPKLALALTAYSLKSLFVPLAERVNLDRMPRAPGARAQVGAERMDTAA from the coding sequence ATGGGCGGAAGCATCGCGGGCCTGCTCAGCGCCCGGGTGCTGTCCGAGCATTTCGAGAAGGTGGTGATTCTGGAGAGGGAGGTCCTCCCCGAGGGGCCCGAGGCACGCAAGGCGGTGCCCCAGGGGCGCCACATCCACGCCATGCTGGAGGCGGGGCTGAAGGTGCTGGAGGCGCTCTACCCCGGGCTGCTGCGGGAGCTGGAGGCCGGCGGCGCCGACCGCATCGACATGGGCCGGGACGGCGCCTGGTTCCACTTCGGCGCCTGGAAGCCGCGCTTCGTCAGCGGTTACGAGACCATCCTCTGCTCCCGCCCCTACCTGGAGTGGAAGGTCCGCGGACGCACCGTGGCCCTGCCGAACGTGGAGCTGCGGCAGGGGTATGCCGTCCAGGGGCTGCTCACGGATGCCTCGCGCGCCCGGGTGACGGGGGTGCGGGTGGAGGGTCCGGACGGAGAGGAGACGCTCGAGGCGGACCTGGTCGTGGATGCCAGTGGCCGCGGCTCGCGGGCACCCCAGTGGCTGGAGCAGCTGGGATATGGTCGGCCGGAGGAGGAGCAGGTCGGCATCGAGCTGGCGTACACGAGCCGCTTCTACGAGCGCCCCGCCCCCCCCCCGAACGATTGGAAGAGCCTGGCCCTGTACGCGCGGGCGCCGGACAGCTGGCGCTCGGGCTTCCTCGCCAACGTGGAGGGAGGGCGGTGGATCGTCAGCCTCAGCGGGTACTTCGGAGACCACCCCCCCACGGATGACGAGGGGTTCCTGGAGTTCGCCCGCGGCCTGCCCACCCCGCACATCCACGAGGCCCTCCAGGGGGCGAAGCCGCTGACGCAGCCCGTCATGCACAAGATACCGACGAGCCGGTGGCTGCACTTCGAGCGGATGCCGCGCTTCCCGGACGGGTTCGTGCTCCTGGGGGACTCGGTCTGCGCCCTCAACCCCGTCTATGGCCAGGGCATGACGGTCATCAGCCTGGGCGCGCGGCGGCTCGGTGAGTGCGTCGCGGCCCAGGCGCGCACATCTCCGGGCAACCTCCAGGGACTGTCGCGGCGCTTCCAGAAGGAACTCGCCCGGAGCATCGGCCTGAGCTGGATGCTCGCCACCACCCTGGACCTGATCTACCCGCGGGCGCGGGGCAGGCGGCTGCCCGGGTTGAAGCTGCTGCAATGGTCGATCGGCAACCTGGTGGACCTGACCTCGCTGGACGAGGAGTCGTGCGAGCGGTTCTACCGGGTCCTCCACCTCCGGGGCGGGCTGGAGGTGCTGCTGCAACCGAAGCTGGCCCTGGCCCTGACGGCCTACAGCCTCAAGAGCCTGTTCGTCCCATTGGCCGAGAGAGTGAACCTGGACCGCATGCCGCGTGCGCCGGGAGCCCGGGCCCAGGTGGGGGCCGAGCGGATGGACACGGCGGCGTAG
- a CDS encoding OPT family oligopeptide transporter, producing the protein MPEAAKTEIDQSDIAPSADFKPYIPAERMDVPEFTPKAIIIGVAFGIVFGAATVYLALKAGLTVSASIPIAVLAISLLKKLGGSTILENNVVQTIGSAGESIAAGVVFTLPGFLFLSTDSKGSSFFEYWTIFTLALLGGVLGTLMMVPLRRSLIVKEHANLPYPEGTACASVLIAGEKGGDLAKIAFQGVGFAFVYALLQKIVRLIAETPALVTKQTNKYFPSATLNGDITPEYLGVGYIVGPKIAGVLVAGGVLAWLGIIPLLASVVPPDTIAAQLVKLGELKSLTTAGGTGGWDPVTHTFANTATAIYRAYVRQIGAGAVAAGGFITLLKTLPTIIAAFKESLASFKEGAGAAAQKRTERDLPITFVLFGSVGLILVMAALPFLPGTVFGRLLLGVLIVVFGFFFVTVASRIVGIIGSSSNPISGMTIATLMATCLIFVGIGWTGDVYQPMALCVGGMVCIAAANAGATSQDLKTGYLVGATPRAQQIGLMIGAVAAAIVIGLTMKLLDTPTEAMRAQGVEHMIGTQAFPAPQGTLMATLIKGLLSFNLDWQFVLVGVFLSVTMELCGVKSLSFAVGAYLPLSTTAPIFVGGAIKGLSDYMATRKGEHVEESELGPGNLFSTGLVAGGALAGVVVAILSVNEGVNAAISKLSVESALHHAVGESGYHLIGVLAFAFMGFVLYRISRRTSPSHG; encoded by the coding sequence ATGCCTGAAGCAGCCAAGACCGAGATCGACCAGAGCGATATCGCTCCGTCGGCCGATTTCAAACCCTACATCCCCGCCGAGCGGATGGATGTGCCCGAGTTCACCCCGAAGGCCATCATCATCGGCGTGGCCTTCGGCATCGTCTTCGGAGCCGCCACGGTGTACCTGGCGCTGAAGGCGGGCCTCACCGTCTCGGCGTCCATCCCCATCGCGGTGCTCGCCATCTCGTTGCTCAAGAAGCTCGGTGGCTCGACCATCCTCGAGAACAACGTGGTGCAGACCATCGGCTCGGCGGGCGAGTCCATCGCCGCGGGCGTGGTGTTCACCCTGCCGGGCTTCCTCTTCCTGAGCACCGACAGCAAGGGCTCGAGCTTCTTCGAGTACTGGACCATCTTCACCCTGGCGCTGCTGGGCGGCGTGCTGGGCACGCTGATGATGGTGCCGCTGCGGCGCTCGCTCATCGTGAAGGAGCACGCCAACCTGCCCTACCCCGAGGGGACGGCGTGCGCCTCGGTGCTCATCGCCGGTGAGAAGGGCGGAGACCTGGCGAAGATCGCCTTCCAGGGCGTGGGCTTCGCGTTCGTGTACGCGCTGCTGCAGAAGATCGTCCGGCTCATCGCCGAGACGCCCGCGCTGGTGACGAAGCAGACGAACAAGTACTTCCCGTCCGCCACGCTCAACGGCGACATCACCCCCGAGTACCTGGGCGTGGGCTACATCGTCGGCCCGAAGATCGCCGGCGTGCTGGTGGCCGGTGGCGTGCTGGCGTGGCTGGGCATCATCCCGCTGCTGGCCTCGGTGGTGCCTCCGGACACCATCGCCGCGCAGCTGGTGAAGCTGGGCGAGCTCAAGAGCCTGACGACCGCGGGCGGCACTGGCGGGTGGGACCCGGTGACGCACACCTTCGCCAACACGGCCACGGCCATCTACCGCGCCTACGTGCGGCAGATCGGCGCGGGCGCGGTGGCGGCCGGCGGCTTCATCACGCTGCTCAAGACGCTGCCCACCATCATCGCGGCCTTCAAGGAGAGCCTGGCGTCATTCAAGGAGGGTGCTGGAGCGGCGGCGCAGAAGCGCACCGAGCGCGACCTTCCCATCACCTTCGTGCTCTTCGGCAGCGTGGGCCTCATCCTGGTGATGGCGGCCCTGCCCTTCCTGCCGGGCACGGTGTTCGGCCGCCTGCTGCTGGGCGTCCTCATCGTGGTGTTCGGCTTCTTCTTCGTGACGGTGGCCTCGCGCATCGTGGGCATCATCGGCTCGTCGTCCAACCCCATCTCCGGCATGACGATCGCCACGCTGATGGCCACGTGCCTCATCTTCGTGGGCATCGGCTGGACGGGTGACGTGTACCAGCCCATGGCGCTGTGCGTGGGCGGCATGGTGTGCATCGCCGCGGCGAACGCGGGCGCCACGTCGCAGGACCTGAAGACGGGCTACCTGGTGGGCGCCACCCCGAGGGCGCAGCAGATCGGCCTGATGATTGGCGCGGTGGCGGCGGCGATCGTCATCGGCCTCACCATGAAGTTGCTGGACACGCCCACCGAGGCCATGCGGGCCCAGGGCGTGGAGCACATGATCGGCACCCAGGCCTTCCCCGCGCCGCAGGGCACGCTGATGGCCACCCTCATCAAGGGCCTGCTGTCCTTCAACCTGGACTGGCAGTTCGTGCTGGTGGGCGTCTTCCTGTCGGTGACGATGGAGCTGTGCGGCGTCAAGTCGCTGTCCTTCGCGGTGGGCGCGTACCTGCCACTGTCCACCACCGCGCCCATCTTCGTGGGCGGCGCCATCAAGGGCCTGTCCGACTACATGGCCACCCGCAAGGGTGAGCACGTGGAGGAGTCCGAGCTGGGCCCCGGCAACCTCTTCTCCACGGGCCTGGTGGCCGGTGGCGCGCTGGCGGGCGTGGTGGTGGCCATCCTCTCGGTGAACGAGGGCGTCAACGCGGCCATCTCCAAGCTGTCGGTGGAGTCGGCGCTGCACCACGCCGTGGGCGAGAGCGGCTACCACCTCATCGGTGTCCTCGCCTTCGCCTTCATGGGCTTCGTGCTGTACCGCATCTCGCGCAGGACCAGTCCCTCGCACGGCTGA
- a CDS encoding 4'-phosphopantetheinyl transferase family protein, giving the protein MAAAVASAVSGSGPRPSRLTLPTGREVVLGWCEVGREDAASLWPAEREALARCRLDKRRHELIAGRVAAHRALALLAPGAHAEVLARPGGQDEGRPFFPSAPDVALSISHSEGLAVAAVARGGALGVDLEQRVEAGGAFLEEAFAPGEHEGYAAPCAGRVEPVTAAWAMKEAVLKVWGVGLRAPLQRVAVRPVLLSASGEALSLRLTLEAEGLPPELGVPPAVLTGLLLAGEHGRVLALAAPA; this is encoded by the coding sequence GTGGCTGCGGCGGTTGCGTCCGCGGTGAGCGGCTCCGGGCCGAGACCCTCCCGGCTCACGCTGCCCACGGGCCGGGAGGTGGTGCTCGGCTGGTGCGAGGTGGGGCGGGAGGACGCCGCCTCGCTCTGGCCCGCCGAGCGGGAAGCCCTGGCCCGGTGCAGGCTCGACAAGCGGCGCCACGAGCTCATCGCGGGCCGGGTGGCGGCCCATCGCGCCCTGGCGCTCCTCGCTCCGGGAGCACACGCGGAGGTCCTCGCCCGTCCCGGAGGACAGGACGAAGGGCGGCCCTTCTTCCCCTCCGCGCCGGACGTCGCCCTGTCCATCTCCCACTCGGAGGGGCTGGCGGTGGCGGCGGTCGCGCGAGGGGGGGCGCTGGGCGTGGACCTGGAGCAGCGGGTGGAGGCGGGCGGGGCCTTCCTGGAGGAGGCCTTCGCTCCGGGCGAGCACGAGGGTTATGCCGCTCCCTGCGCGGGCCGGGTGGAGCCGGTCACCGCCGCCTGGGCCATGAAGGAAGCGGTGCTGAAGGTCTGGGGCGTGGGGCTGCGCGCGCCCCTGCAACGCGTGGCGGTGCGGCCGGTGCTGCTCTCCGCGAGCGGAGAAGCCCTGTCGTTGCGGCTGACCCTCGAGGCGGAGGGGCTCCCGCCGGAGCTGGGCGTGCCCCCGGCTGTGCTGACCGGACTCCTGCTGGCGGGGGAGCACGGCCGGGTGCTCGCGCTGGCGGCCCCGGCCTGA
- a CDS encoding methyl-accepting chemotaxis protein, with translation MSKAQLNRLILKVLLEQQLAVMLGVVPIVYMVVLIMGLEGDLAWKIALINVSWILPVFGLAIPLWLTVRVTKNALAEKPDDVPGARLQRILEAPRRIELGLYACYGASGLSFSIWPPFVYGISSVWAVPQVVLAFELLLGIVFIWQSLRIEKVLRPYALEEFHRHPQAELRGSGFIWPRQRWYLPYCFALYVVSTLTVSGMIIAKKAQTGFNALFAELRELLPPTVMTLLQERVQDIMGSMVLPVVLVGGFLVLVASMAAFELARQQHAGTDAVERSIVSLVAGNPALPRWVSTDEVGDLSRATATAFEQLRDFSFSLGESAQLLGESAEELGVSHKRQTEALSTHAAALQETQVTAQEIKQTSLLAAQKAEGVLKQAERADQIGRLGEGAIEQSLQGLTDIYQQVQQMATSIRSLDERTRQIADITQTVKALADRSNMLALNAAIEAVRSGEHGKGFAVVAREIRNLANQSIKATDKVHDVLEELSNAISSTAAMSEQGSDKVHSSLAQVQGFGDNIRQLTNIVRDNVSSVRQISAAVTQQNQGIGQIFQAMSDLQKIMDQTMASLQTSDEAATQMRSVVSRVTGFVEKYGWQNRSEPAEGQGGPGKKTANV, from the coding sequence ATGAGCAAGGCGCAGTTGAACCGGCTGATCCTCAAGGTCCTCCTGGAGCAGCAGCTGGCAGTGATGCTCGGTGTGGTGCCTATCGTCTACATGGTCGTACTGATCATGGGGCTGGAGGGTGACCTCGCCTGGAAGATCGCGCTGATCAACGTCAGCTGGATCCTCCCCGTATTCGGTCTGGCCATTCCCCTGTGGCTGACGGTGCGCGTGACGAAGAACGCCCTGGCGGAGAAGCCGGACGATGTCCCGGGGGCGCGGTTGCAGCGCATCCTCGAGGCGCCGAGGCGGATAGAGCTGGGACTGTATGCCTGCTACGGCGCGTCGGGCCTCAGCTTCAGCATCTGGCCGCCCTTCGTCTATGGCATCAGCAGTGTGTGGGCCGTTCCCCAGGTGGTGCTCGCCTTCGAGCTGCTGCTGGGCATCGTCTTCATCTGGCAGTCGCTGCGCATCGAGAAGGTGCTACGCCCCTACGCGCTCGAGGAGTTCCACCGGCACCCGCAGGCGGAGCTGAGGGGCAGCGGGTTCATCTGGCCCCGGCAGCGCTGGTACCTGCCCTACTGCTTCGCGCTGTACGTGGTGAGCACCCTGACGGTGTCGGGGATGATCATCGCCAAGAAGGCGCAGACCGGCTTCAACGCGCTGTTCGCGGAGCTGCGGGAGCTGCTGCCTCCCACGGTGATGACGCTGCTGCAGGAGCGCGTCCAGGACATCATGGGCTCCATGGTGCTGCCGGTGGTCCTGGTGGGCGGCTTCCTGGTGCTCGTGGCGTCCATGGCGGCCTTCGAGCTGGCCCGCCAGCAACACGCGGGGACGGACGCCGTCGAGCGCTCCATCGTGTCGCTCGTGGCGGGCAACCCGGCCCTTCCCAGGTGGGTGTCCACCGACGAGGTGGGTGATCTGTCGCGCGCCACCGCCACCGCCTTCGAGCAGCTGCGCGACTTCTCGTTCTCCCTGGGTGAGTCGGCGCAGTTGCTGGGCGAGTCCGCCGAGGAGCTGGGTGTTTCGCACAAGCGGCAGACGGAGGCGCTCTCCACCCACGCCGCGGCCCTCCAGGAGACGCAGGTCACCGCGCAGGAGATCAAGCAGACGTCGCTGCTGGCCGCGCAGAAGGCCGAGGGCGTGCTGAAGCAGGCCGAGCGCGCGGATCAGATCGGCCGCCTGGGCGAGGGCGCCATCGAGCAGAGCCTCCAGGGGCTGACGGACATCTACCAGCAGGTGCAGCAGATGGCCACGAGCATCCGCTCCCTGGACGAGCGCACCCGGCAGATCGCCGACATCACCCAGACGGTGAAGGCGCTGGCGGACCGCTCCAACATGCTGGCGCTCAACGCCGCCATCGAGGCGGTGCGCTCGGGCGAGCACGGCAAGGGCTTCGCCGTGGTGGCGCGGGAGATCCGCAACCTGGCCAACCAGTCCATCAAGGCCACCGACAAGGTGCACGACGTGCTGGAGGAGCTGAGCAACGCCATCAGCAGCACGGCGGCCATGTCCGAGCAGGGCTCGGACAAGGTGCACAGCAGCCTCGCCCAGGTGCAGGGCTTCGGGGACAACATCCGGCAGCTCACCAACATCGTGCGCGACAACGTGAGCTCCGTGCGGCAGATCTCCGCGGCCGTCACCCAGCAGAATCAGGGCATCGGGCAGATCTTCCAGGCGATGAGCGACCTGCAGAAGATCATGGACCAGACGATGGCCAGCCTTCAGACGAGCGACGAGGCCGCCACCCAGATGCGAAGCGTGGTGTCGCGTGTGACGGGCTTCGTCGAGAAGTACGGCTGGCAGAACCGGTCGGAGCCGGCGGAGGGCCAGGGCGGCCCCGGGAAGAAGACGGCCAACGTCTGA